The proteins below come from a single Brevundimonas sp. LM2 genomic window:
- a CDS encoding type III polyketide synthase produces the protein MPLPDLYRVPTPRLTALTTAWPPHILRQEDVAANGAEMFATTHGGFKRLEPIYRNALIETRHSCVPIEWYLQPHSFAERNRLFLDNAVALMAESAQTALDAAGLGADQIDTIVTVCSTGIATPSLDARLMQVMPFRPDVRRVPLFGLGCAGGVMGLARAAEMAKAYPDSRVLLLVVELCALTFRYQDRSKSNLVATALFGDGAAAAIVSCRDDATGPVLGASHEHTWPDSLDVMGWDVENDGLKVVFSRDIPTLVQNDFRPIAEAFLGRNGLTAGDVGGFVCHPGGAKVIDALEGVFAVSPGEMRHTRDVLRDHGNMSSATVLFVLKAALDGAEPGPWLLTTLGPGFTTALMLVHPE, from the coding sequence TTGCCCTTGCCCGACCTGTACCGCGTGCCGACGCCCCGCCTGACCGCCCTGACCACCGCCTGGCCCCCTCACATCCTTCGACAGGAAGACGTCGCCGCCAACGGGGCGGAAATGTTCGCCACCACCCACGGCGGCTTCAAGCGGCTGGAGCCGATCTATCGCAACGCCCTGATCGAGACGCGTCACTCCTGCGTGCCCATCGAATGGTATCTGCAGCCGCACAGCTTCGCCGAGCGCAACCGGTTGTTCCTCGACAACGCCGTCGCCCTGATGGCCGAGAGCGCCCAGACGGCCCTGGACGCGGCGGGCCTCGGCGCCGACCAGATCGACACCATCGTCACCGTCTGTTCCACCGGTATCGCCACCCCGTCGCTGGACGCGCGGCTGATGCAGGTCATGCCCTTTCGCCCCGACGTTAGGCGCGTCCCCCTGTTCGGCCTGGGCTGCGCGGGCGGCGTCATGGGACTGGCGCGCGCGGCCGAGATGGCCAAAGCCTATCCCGACAGCCGGGTGCTGCTGCTGGTGGTCGAGCTGTGCGCCCTGACCTTCCGCTACCAGGATCGCTCCAAGTCCAACCTGGTCGCCACCGCCCTGTTCGGCGACGGGGCGGCGGCGGCGATCGTCTCCTGCCGCGATGACGCCACTGGACCGGTGCTGGGGGCCAGCCACGAGCACACCTGGCCCGACAGTCTCGACGTCATGGGCTGGGACGTCGAGAACGACGGGCTGAAGGTCGTCTTCAGCCGGGATATCCCCACCCTGGTCCAGAACGACTTCCGGCCGATCGCCGAGGCCTTTCTCGGCCGCAACGGTCTGACCGCCGGCGACGTCGGCGGTTTCGTCTGCCACCCTGGCGGGGCCAAGGTGATCGACGCCCTGGAGGGCGTCTTCGCCGTTTCGCCCGGCGAGATGCGCCACACCCGCGATGTGCTGCGCGACCACGGCAACATGAGCTCGGCCACGGTCCTGTTCGTGCTCAAGGCGGCGCTGGACGGCGCCGAACCGGGGCCCTGGCTGCTCACGACGCTGGGCCCCGGCTTCACCACGGCCCTGATGCTGGTTCACCCGGAATGA
- a CDS encoding Coq4 family protein produces the protein MTLDTVAYPEEFQSLKPQRIQPLAAIRAFRKLIRDKEDTAQVFEIMKALSGRSQARGYGRMLRTMEGGRQAFLRDELAHKLDDPVWLGRFPQGTVGAAYRGFRERMGFTADGLAAVEREVVPFIDAPHPIVWYSRRLRDVHDIWHVLTGYDTDALGEACVVSFSYGQTQNLGFAFIGYGAAREVQRENPSIPARRAVLQAWRNGRAARWLPGLDYEALFAEDLQAARERLGIRPATVYAAIPEPVRRAVALRG, from the coding sequence ATGACCTTGGATACGGTTGCCTACCCCGAAGAGTTCCAGTCGCTGAAGCCGCAGCGGATCCAGCCGCTCGCCGCGATCCGGGCCTTTCGCAAACTGATCCGCGACAAGGAGGACACCGCCCAGGTGTTCGAGATCATGAAGGCCCTGTCCGGCCGGTCCCAGGCGCGCGGCTACGGCCGGATGCTGCGGACCATGGAGGGGGGTCGCCAGGCCTTCCTGCGCGACGAACTGGCGCACAAGCTGGACGATCCGGTGTGGCTGGGGCGTTTCCCCCAAGGCACCGTGGGGGCCGCCTATCGCGGCTTTCGCGAACGGATGGGGTTTACCGCCGACGGTTTGGCCGCGGTCGAGCGCGAGGTGGTCCCCTTCATCGACGCGCCCCATCCGATCGTCTGGTATTCGCGCCGGCTCCGGGACGTCCACGACATCTGGCATGTGCTGACCGGCTACGACACCGATGCCCTGGGCGAGGCCTGCGTGGTGTCCTTCTCCTACGGCCAGACACAGAACCTGGGGTTCGCCTTCATCGGCTATGGCGCGGCGCGCGAGGTCCAGCGCGAGAACCCTTCGATCCCGGCGCGCCGGGCGGTGCTGCAGGCCTGGCGCAACGGGCGGGCCGCGCGGTGGCTGCCGGGACTCGATTACGAGGCGCTGTTCGCCGAGGATCTGCAGGCGGCGCGCGAGCGACTGGGGATCCGCCCGGCCACCGTCTATGCCGCCATCCCCGAGCCCGTCCGCCGGGCCGTGGCGCTGCGGGGCTGA
- a CDS encoding DMT family transporter, producing MSLSDTLRRPSADVLAIAGVVLCAVIWGTTWYAITWQLGTVDPVASLVWRFGLAALVLIVGCAVSGRSLSLTRAQQLAAVGQGAFVFAVSYSFTYAAEGHVTSAIVAVVFAGLAFLNLVLFRLVVGQKASSAAWMGAGLGIVGVAVLSGGEALASGLDQRALTGIGLAMLAVTSSAVGNYFSWRGQQEGTAILPQTGWAMAYGTGMLVIYGLATGVRFSIDPSPGYLISLVYLSVLGSVVAFVTYFAVAKARGYALASYISALTPPIAMLVSVLFEDARFGWSAAAGLALVLGGQALLSRARPSA from the coding sequence GTGAGCCTGTCCGACACCCTGCGCCGTCCGTCCGCCGACGTCCTGGCCATCGCCGGGGTGGTGCTCTGCGCGGTGATCTGGGGCACGACCTGGTATGCCATCACCTGGCAGCTGGGAACGGTCGATCCGGTGGCCTCGCTGGTCTGGCGCTTCGGCCTGGCCGCCCTGGTGCTGATCGTCGGCTGCGCCGTGTCCGGCCGGTCTTTGAGCCTGACCCGGGCCCAGCAGCTGGCCGCCGTGGGGCAGGGGGCCTTCGTCTTCGCCGTCAGCTATTCCTTCACCTACGCCGCCGAGGGCCATGTGACCTCGGCCATCGTGGCGGTGGTGTTCGCAGGCCTGGCCTTCCTGAACCTGGTGCTGTTCCGCCTGGTGGTCGGCCAGAAGGCCTCGAGCGCGGCCTGGATGGGGGCCGGGCTCGGCATCGTCGGGGTCGCGGTCCTGTCGGGCGGGGAGGCCCTGGCGTCCGGCCTCGATCAGCGCGCCCTGACGGGGATCGGCCTGGCGATGCTGGCCGTGACCAGTTCCGCCGTGGGCAACTATTTCTCCTGGCGGGGCCAGCAGGAAGGCACCGCGATCCTGCCCCAAACGGGCTGGGCCATGGCCTATGGCACGGGGATGCTGGTGATCTACGGCCTGGCGACGGGGGTCCGGTTCTCGATCGATCCCAGCCCCGGATATCTGATCTCCCTGGTCTATCTGTCGGTGCTGGGGTCGGTCGTAGCCTTCGTGACCTATTTCGCGGTGGCCAAGGCGCGGGGCTATGCCCTGGCCAGCTATATCTCGGCCCTGACGCCACCGATCGCCATGCTGGTGTCGGTGCTGTTCGAGGACGCCCGGTTCGGCTGGTCGGCGGCGGCCGGACTGGCGCTGGTGCTGGGCGGACAGGCGCTGCTGAGCCGCGCCCGCCCCAGCGCCTAG
- a CDS encoding PA0069 family radical SAM protein, with amino-acid sequence MTQVSLPQGARGRGARSNRSGRYEAVEKVAFDDGWTDAEGPAPTQVPTTVTPLRSRTIISKNQSPDIGFERSINPYNGCSHGCIYCYARPSHAWMGLSPGLDFETRIFSKPDAARLLEQELSARKYVCKRIHIGGNTDPYQPDERELKITRGVLEVAARFNQPVSVITKSNLITRDLDILGPMGRDRLATAFISITTLDRNLARAMEPRAATPARRLEAISRLAEAGVPVGVGFSPVIPGLNDHELESVLDAAAKAGAVTAMYVTLRLPLEIKDLFREWLDEARPDRAARVMSLVRQTRGGKDYDADWAQRMKGTGPVADLIAARFKAAVKRYGLDGPRHDLDTTRFAVPTGSRRQMDLFK; translated from the coding sequence ATGACACAGGTTTCGCTCCCTCAAGGCGCGCGCGGGCGCGGCGCGCGATCCAACCGGTCGGGCCGCTACGAAGCGGTCGAAAAAGTCGCATTCGATGACGGCTGGACGGATGCGGAGGGCCCCGCCCCCACGCAGGTCCCGACGACGGTGACCCCCCTCCGCTCCCGCACCATCATCAGCAAGAACCAGAGCCCGGACATCGGCTTTGAACGCTCCATCAACCCCTACAATGGTTGCTCCCATGGCTGCATCTACTGTTATGCCCGCCCGTCCCATGCCTGGATGGGCCTATCCCCGGGCCTGGATTTCGAGACCCGGATCTTCTCCAAGCCCGACGCCGCGCGTCTGCTGGAACAGGAGCTCAGCGCCCGGAAATACGTCTGCAAACGCATCCACATCGGGGGGAACACGGACCCCTACCAACCCGATGAGCGCGAACTGAAGATCACGCGCGGGGTGCTGGAGGTGGCGGCCCGGTTCAACCAGCCGGTCAGCGTCATCACCAAGTCCAACCTGATCACCCGCGATCTCGACATCCTGGGGCCGATGGGGCGCGACCGGCTGGCGACGGCCTTCATCTCGATCACCACCCTGGACCGCAATCTGGCCCGCGCGATGGAGCCGCGGGCCGCGACGCCCGCCCGGCGGCTGGAGGCCATCAGCCGGTTGGCGGAGGCCGGCGTCCCGGTTGGCGTGGGTTTCTCCCCGGTCATTCCCGGGCTGAACGACCATGAGCTGGAATCCGTCCTCGACGCGGCCGCCAAGGCCGGGGCCGTGACCGCCATGTACGTCACCCTGCGCCTGCCGCTGGAGATCAAGGACCTGTTCCGCGAATGGCTGGACGAGGCGCGACCGGACCGCGCGGCCCGCGTCATGTCGCTGGTTCGACAGACGCGCGGCGGCAAGGACTACGACGCTGACTGGGCACAGCGGATGAAGGGCACAGGTCCCGTGGCCGACCTGATCGCCGCCCGGTTCAAGGCGGCGGTCAAGCGCTATGGGCTGGACGGCCCGCGCCACGACCTCGACACGACGCGGTTCGCCGTGCCGACGGGGTCAAGACGCCAGATGGACCTGTTCAAGTAG
- the phnX gene encoding phosphonoacetaldehyde hydrolase — protein MTSSIKAVIFDWAGTMIDFGSVAPVLAMRQAFAAEGVAVTDAEIRAHMGRAKRDHVAQILGDARVQAAWTTSQGAASTDADIDRLHDALEPLMFAAAASCADLIDGAADLAHDLRARGVKIGSTTGYTRTMMQAILPRAADQGYALDAVVCAGETLEGRPSPLMVWKALVEMGVWPARACVKVDDAEVGMGEGREAGCWTVGIAASGNGVGLTPTDLAALAPAERSSRVARAQESLLAAGAHAVVETVADLPAVLAEIERRIAAGETPTRL, from the coding sequence ATGACCTCTTCAATCAAGGCCGTGATCTTCGACTGGGCCGGCACCATGATCGATTTTGGATCGGTCGCCCCGGTCCTGGCGATGCGGCAGGCCTTCGCGGCCGAGGGTGTCGCGGTGACCGACGCCGAGATCCGCGCGCACATGGGGCGGGCCAAGCGGGATCACGTGGCCCAGATCCTGGGGGATGCGCGGGTCCAGGCGGCCTGGACGACGAGCCAGGGCGCGGCGTCGACCGACGCGGACATCGATCGCCTTCATGACGCGCTGGAGCCGCTGATGTTCGCTGCCGCCGCGTCCTGCGCGGATCTGATCGACGGCGCGGCGGACCTGGCGCACGACCTCCGCGCCCGCGGCGTCAAGATCGGCTCCACCACCGGCTACACCCGGACCATGATGCAGGCGATCCTGCCGCGCGCGGCCGACCAGGGCTATGCGCTCGACGCCGTCGTCTGCGCCGGCGAGACGCTCGAAGGGCGTCCTTCGCCCTTGATGGTCTGGAAGGCCCTGGTGGAGATGGGCGTCTGGCCGGCCCGCGCCTGTGTCAAGGTCGACGACGCCGAGGTCGGCATGGGCGAGGGGCGCGAGGCGGGGTGCTGGACCGTCGGGATCGCCGCGTCGGGCAACGGCGTCGGTCTGACCCCGACCGATCTGGCGGCCCTGGCGCCGGCGGAGCGGAGCTCGCGCGTGGCCCGGGCGCAAGAGTCGCTTCTGGCGGCGGGCGCGCACGCGGTGGTCGAGACGGTGGCGGATCTGCCCGCGGTGCTGGCCGAGATCGAACGGCGGATCGCGGCCGGCGAGACCCCGACCCGCCTCTGA